From Toxorhynchites rutilus septentrionalis strain SRP chromosome 2, ASM2978413v1, whole genome shotgun sequence, a single genomic window includes:
- the LOC129769740 gene encoding uncharacterized protein LOC129769740, whose protein sequence is MDSISAETRSEIAEKLWMRMPRISPGPITSFGIDDFISLVRRYPIIYNRLDKHNKQEYADTWDRLEAILKTPKKFLMMKWKGLRDNFRVELKKEFYSPPDNRYVSKWVHYKKMSFLKEQVLLTLDQRSDSDNNDEVNIMQFVQSVTQEEPTDGERRNSEEHAYANSDIDPREFMAVKEEHEASNDVEFSFNHFHEPEEIVKRSNKLPEVTITPTIATAATNRQQPCILPARVVPSRSCGAAYDDDYHFLMSIHPYLKQLPLPVKLKVRLQMQQFLFSELMKQPIADEED, encoded by the exons ATGGATTCGATAAGTGCTGAAACGAGAAGCGAAATCGCCGAGAAGCTGTGGATGCGTATGCCCCGGATTAGTCCGGGACCGATAACCAGCTTCGGCATCGACGATTTTATCAGTCTCGTCAGACGCTATCCCATCATTTACAATCGGCTTGATAAGCACAACAAGCAGGAGTATGCCGATACGTGGGATCGGCTGGAAGCCATACTGAAAACGCCGA agaaatttttgatgatgaaatgGAAAGGATTGCGGGACAATTTTAGGGTGGAGTTGAAGAAGGAATTCTACTCTCCGCCGGATAATCGCTATGTGTCCAAGTGGGTGCACTATAAGAAGATGTCCTTCCTCAAGGAACAAGTTTTGCTTACATTGGATCAGAGATCGGACAGTGATAACAATGATGAAGTCAACATTATGCAGTTTGTGCAGAGCGTCACGCAGGAGGAACCTACGGATGGGGAGAGACGGAACAGTGAAGAACATGCCTACGCCAACAGCGACATAGATCCTCGTGAATTCATGGCCGTCAAAGAAGAACACGAGGCATCCAACGATGTGGAGTTTAGCTTCAATCACTTCCACGAACCGGAAGAAATTGTCAAAAGGTCGAATAAACTTCCGGAAGTAACGATCACCCCGACCATAGCTACCGCCGCAACGAATCGCCAACAGCCCTGCATATTGCCGGCGCGGGTAGTTCCATCCCGGTCCTGTGGCGCTGCGTATGACGACGATTATCACTTTCTGATGAGCATTCATCCCTACTTGAAACAGTTACCTCTGCCGGTGAAACTGAAGGTGCGTCTCCAGATGCAGCAGTTTTTGTTCAGCGAACTCATGAAGCAACCGATTGCCGATGAAGAAGATTGA
- the LOC129768489 gene encoding uncharacterized protein LOC129768489, with protein MAPPVPAATFPVAMAFSRADFNSVSTTVSSGCPTGKGYHFNEDTLRLIDCVKARPALWHRKHLRQRVQVAHRGWEEIRQAFKATDVKSLKVRWKTIRDSFRREVKRLEDGEISSSSWPLFDRMSFLIGHFRTARYYKRGSLSSDPGKAGDESWKYKQDSLSEEDHSVAAMIDSDGDVIGSEYGALHGSGFSGGSLIADSDPEDLTAFEPLPVAVVDDNSQHEAAHDPDLMEVPPLIYGEVTFKNKLRARTRAEPKPEPKPEISCESDSDYSFLMSLHPFMKKLSGKKNLSVRIKIQQLIAEAMEEE; from the exons ATGGCGCCTCCGGTACCGGCTGCGACGTTTCCCGTAGCGATGGCATTTTCGAGGGCGGATTTCAATAGTGTTTCAACAACGGTCAGTAGTGGGTGCCCTACCGGCAAAGGATACCACTTCAACGAGGACACGCTTAGGTTGATTGACTGCGTAAAAGCCCGGCCGGCTCTTTGGCACCGCAAGCATTTGCGACAGCGCGTACAAGTTGCGCATCGTGGTTGGGAAGAAATTCGCCAAGCGTTCAAGGCCACCGATG TAAAATCACTCAAGGTCCGATGGAAGACAATCCGGGACAGCTTTCGGCGCGAAGTCAAACGCCTCGAGGACGGAGAAATCAGTTCCTCCAGCTGGCCACTGTTTGACCGAATGTCGTTTCTGATTGGACATTTCCGAACCGCCCGATACTACAAGCGTGGGTCACTGTCGTCAGATCCGGGCAAGGCCGGGGACGAATCGTGGAAGTATAAACAGGACTCGCTGAGTGAGGAAGATCACTCGGTTGCTGCGATGATCGACAGCGATGGTGACGTGATTGGGTCGGAATATGGAGCATTACATGGCAGCGGATTTAGCGGTGGGTCGTTGATCGCCGACAGTGATCCTGAGGATTTGACCGCTTTCGAGCCATTGCCGGTTGCTGTGGTGGACGACAATAGTCAGCACGAAGCTGCACACGATCCTGACCTGATGGAAGTACCTCCACTCATTTATGGTGAAGTTACCTTCAAGAATAAACTTCGAGCGAGGACGAGAGCAGAACCGAAACCTGAACCAAAACCAGAAATCAGCTGTGAGTCGGATTCGGACTATAGTTTTTTAATGAGTTTGCATccgtttatgaaaaaattgTCTGGAAAGAAAAATTTATCTGTGAGAATCAAAATACAGCAATTAATTGCTGAAGCAATGGAAGAGGAATAA